The following are from one region of the Salmo salar chromosome ssa27, Ssal_v3.1, whole genome shotgun sequence genome:
- the LOC106588618 gene encoding SH3 domain-binding glutamic acid-rich-like protein 3 produces the protein MGVKLYYTTVTASREVKSQQAEVMRILESKSIQYELIDISVGGEVRDEMRSKAGNPTAVPPQIFNEDQYCGNYDMFSDAVEEDKVEQFLKMA, from the exons ATGGGCGTCAAATTATATTATACCACCGTTACTGCATCCAGAGAG gtGAAGTCTCAGCAAGCGGAGGTGATGAGGATCCTGGAGAGTAAGAGCATCCAGTATGAGCTGATTGACATCTCAGTGGGCGGAGAGGTCAGGGATGAGATGAGAAGCAAGGCAGGGAACCCCACGGCTGTCCCGCCACAGATCTTCAACGAGGACCAGTACTGTGGG AACTATGACATGTTTTCGGACGCAGTGGAGGAGGACAAAGTGGAACAATTTCTGAAGATGGCGTGA